The following proteins are co-located in the Rippkaea orientalis PCC 8801 genome:
- a CDS encoding formylglycine-generating enzyme family protein: protein MTGKLANYKANYTYADESKGEYREETTPVGQFPPNTFGLYDMHGNVWEWCTDDYYPNYQGAPKDGSAWTSNDTNTTKILRGGSCFINPRGCRSSYRFNDFPRYAHLYSGVRVVCVLPRTF, encoded by the coding sequence ATAACAGGAAAGTTAGCTAATTATAAGGCTAACTATACCTATGCGGATGAATCTAAAGGAGAATATCGGGAAGAAACAACTCCTGTAGGACAATTTCCCCCCAATACTTTTGGATTATACGATATGCACGGGAATGTTTGGGAATGGTGTACCGATGATTATTATCCCAATTATCAAGGTGCGCCGAAAGATGGAAGTGCTTGGACTTCAAATGACACTAATACTACAAAAATACTTCGAGGCGGTTCGTGCTTCATTAATCCGCGCGGTTGCCGTTCGTCCTACCGCTTCAACGATTTTCCTCGCTACGCCCACCTCTATAGCGGTGTGCGAGTTGTGTGCGTCCTCCCCAGGACATTTTAG
- a CDS encoding host attachment protein: protein MNQAVVAVLDGTKARFFTLETAEFPEYQSSPNLVEHQCLTNTTKELAGKDLWANIKTGGNRGSRSQSHGYDDHRENHLNEFERSFAKEIESKIIALIQERDARQLLLVAEPQMLGFIRESLTPHLPKNVKLQELAKDLCKLKPLDIHEYLAHKNLIPARNVVAI, encoded by the coding sequence ATGAATCAAGCTGTTGTTGCTGTTCTTGATGGAACTAAAGCCCGGTTTTTTACCTTAGAAACTGCTGAATTTCCTGAATATCAATCAAGTCCTAATTTGGTTGAACATCAATGTCTAACCAATACCACAAAGGAACTTGCAGGAAAGGATCTTTGGGCGAATATTAAAACAGGAGGCAATCGAGGATCACGCAGTCAAAGTCATGGTTATGATGATCACCGAGAGAACCATCTTAATGAATTTGAGCGCAGTTTTGCCAAAGAAATTGAGAGCAAAATTATTGCATTAATCCAAGAACGGGATGCTCGTCAACTTCTGTTAGTCGCAGAACCTCAAATGTTAGGATTTATTCGGGAGTCCCTTACTCCTCATCTCCCTAAAAATGTTAAACTTCAAGAGTTAGCTAAGGATCTTTGCAAGCTTAAACCTTTAGATATTCATGAATATCTTGCCCATAAAAATCTGATTCCGGCTCGTAATGTTGTCGCCATCTAA
- a CDS encoding response regulator transcription factor, translating to MSNPEKILLVDDEPGVRESVQAYLEYSGDFNVKVASNANQAWELIEKEIPDLIISDIMMPQVDGYQFLGKLREDPRYQSLPVVFLTARGMTSDRIQGYHAGCDAYLSKPFDPEELEAIVKNLLERRKVSIKASSESVKLEEIAQEIREIKAQIGQQPHLVTTPSPIKIELTPREQSVLDLVAEGLMNKEIASRLNTSVRNVEKYVSRLFSKTGTNSRTELVRFALKHGLTQ from the coding sequence ATGTCAAATCCTGAGAAAATTTTACTGGTTGATGATGAACCAGGGGTTCGTGAATCTGTCCAAGCTTATCTAGAATATAGTGGTGATTTTAACGTTAAAGTTGCCAGCAATGCTAATCAAGCTTGGGAACTCATTGAAAAAGAAATCCCTGATTTAATCATTTCTGATATTATGATGCCTCAAGTCGATGGCTATCAATTTTTAGGAAAATTACGCGAAGACCCTCGCTATCAGTCCCTTCCTGTGGTTTTTTTAACCGCTAGGGGGATGACTTCTGACCGTATTCAAGGCTATCATGCTGGATGTGATGCTTATTTATCCAAACCCTTTGATCCTGAAGAATTAGAAGCGATCGTTAAAAATTTACTCGAACGACGTAAAGTTAGTATAAAAGCCAGTAGTGAGTCCGTCAAATTAGAAGAAATTGCCCAAGAAATCCGCGAAATTAAAGCACAAATTGGACAACAACCTCACTTAGTAACCACTCCTTCTCCCATCAAAATTGAATTAACTCCCAGAGAACAAAGTGTTTTAGATTTAGTGGCAGAAGGATTGATGAATAAAGAAATTGCCTCGCGTTTAAATACCAGTGTTCGCAATGTTGAAAAATACGTCAGTCGTTTGTTTAGTAAAACCGGAACCAATAGTCGCACCGAATTAGTTCGCTTTGCCCTTAAACATGGTCTAACTCAATAG
- a CDS encoding YkvA family protein, with product MQWIYNWYRNAIRHPQYRWWVILGTLVYLISPLDISPDVFPIAGQIDDFVVTTLLFNELFQLIIDHFKSIKTPPETSQQSSKGETIDVDAVSVEDS from the coding sequence ATGCAGTGGATTTATAATTGGTATCGTAACGCTATTCGCCATCCTCAATATCGCTGGTGGGTAATTCTAGGAACCCTTGTCTATCTAATTAGTCCCTTAGACATTTCTCCTGATGTTTTTCCCATTGCTGGACAAATTGATGATTTTGTTGTTACTACCCTTCTTTTTAATGAATTATTTCAACTGATTATTGATCATTTTAAATCGATAAAAACTCCCCCAGAAACTAGCCAACAATCTTCCAAAGGTGAGACAATAGATGTTGATGCTGTATCCGTTGAAGACTCCTAA
- a CDS encoding thiol-disulfide oxidoreductase DCC family protein: MSNVNLKQYPTSKVSPDASKVTWKIKLLYDGQCPLCMREVRFLQQRDSDRGLIAFVDIDDNNYNPSDHAGIDYATAMGRIHAILPDGTIIKDIAVFRRVYEILGMGWVYAITKSPIIERIANLFYGIWAKLRLRLTGRPNLETIIAQRQQAKIDQTLGRCRTNSCDNVLN, translated from the coding sequence ATGTCCAACGTTAACCTGAAACAGTATCCAACTTCAAAAGTCTCCCCAGATGCTTCTAAAGTTACCTGGAAAATTAAATTGCTTTATGATGGTCAATGTCCCCTGTGTATGCGGGAAGTTCGCTTTCTTCAGCAACGGGATAGCGATCGCGGATTAATTGCCTTTGTGGATATTGATGATAATAATTATAATCCTTCGGACCACGCAGGAATTGATTATGCAACGGCTATGGGACGGATTCATGCTATCTTACCCGATGGAACGATTATCAAAGATATTGCCGTCTTTCGTCGCGTTTATGAAATCCTAGGGATGGGATGGGTTTATGCTATTACTAAATCGCCGATTATTGAGAGGATAGCTAATCTATTTTACGGTATTTGGGCTAAATTACGCCTTCGGTTAACGGGACGACCCAATTTAGAAACAATTATCGCTCAACGTCAACAGGCTAAAATTGATCAAACTCTTGGAAGATGTCGGACAAACAGTTGTGATAATGTCCTTAATTAA
- a CDS encoding DUF29 family protein, with protein MDGHNNKLKHSQLKKIIDLDWTHLQEEIEVLGRQEYRELGFYRT; from the coding sequence ATGGATGGACACAACAACAAGCTAAAGCACTCGCAGCTAAAAAAAATTATCGATCTAGACTGGACTCATTTGCAAGAGGAAATAGAAGTATTGGGAAGACAGGAATATCGGGAATTAGGGTTCTACCGAACTTAG
- a CDS encoding ISL3 family transposase codes for MPSNPQLNLMTNLLQLEGVTVINYQIIKEIGIVLSVEKIEPNATCIYCGSKTRKVHQNNELTIRDLPWGEKSVYLKINRRQMRCEHCQKKFTEELSYVPKKRTYTERFRKKIIEEVLNSDIKNVAKRNGVSEQEIETMLKDVGEDLNQEKPRELRRLGIDEIAVIKGQGNYYVVLVDLERGVIVGILEKRIEEEVLKYLEAWGEEVLTKIEEVSIDLWKPYKNIVNKLMPQAEVVADRFHVMKQVNEELDAQRKTLKREAKELKDTNQKEEILSGLNKSKYVLLKNEEDLNEEQKEKLEQVYKTSEVLSKMHQLKEEFRDIFETQSDWVSGLFELADWCQKAYSLYPKSCGTIRRWIGEIIAYFDQGTTQGIVEGINNKLKLIKRRAYGFRNFGNFQLRSFLTWHFTR; via the coding sequence ATGCCATCAAATCCTCAACTAAATTTAATGACTAACCTGTTACAACTAGAAGGAGTGACAGTCATCAATTATCAGATAATAAAAGAGATAGGAATAGTTTTATCTGTAGAGAAAATAGAGCCAAATGCTACCTGTATTTACTGTGGTTCAAAAACGAGGAAAGTTCATCAAAATAACGAATTAACAATTAGGGATTTACCCTGGGGAGAAAAATCGGTTTATTTAAAAATTAATCGTCGGCAAATGAGATGTGAGCATTGTCAAAAGAAATTCACAGAGGAATTGAGTTATGTGCCCAAAAAAAGAACTTATACTGAGAGATTTAGAAAGAAAATAATTGAAGAAGTTTTAAATAGTGACATCAAGAATGTAGCGAAAAGAAATGGAGTTAGTGAACAAGAAATAGAAACGATGCTGAAAGATGTAGGAGAAGACTTAAACCAAGAAAAACCGAGGGAATTAAGGCGATTAGGAATTGATGAAATCGCGGTGATTAAAGGACAAGGAAATTATTATGTTGTCTTAGTTGATTTAGAGAGAGGAGTGATAGTAGGAATTCTAGAAAAACGAATAGAAGAGGAAGTTTTAAAATATCTAGAAGCATGGGGAGAAGAGGTTTTGACGAAGATTGAAGAAGTGAGTATAGATCTTTGGAAACCTTATAAAAATATTGTGAATAAATTAATGCCCCAAGCTGAAGTCGTAGCTGATAGATTTCATGTAATGAAACAAGTTAATGAGGAATTAGATGCTCAAAGAAAAACTCTTAAAAGAGAAGCTAAAGAGCTAAAAGATACTAATCAAAAAGAAGAAATATTGTCAGGATTAAATAAGAGTAAATATGTTTTATTGAAAAATGAAGAAGATTTAAACGAAGAGCAAAAAGAAAAATTAGAGCAAGTCTATAAAACGTCAGAAGTCCTATCAAAAATGCACCAATTGAAGGAGGAATTTAGAGACATTTTTGAAACCCAGTCAGACTGGGTTTCAGGACTATTTGAATTAGCAGATTGGTGTCAAAAGGCTTATTCATTGTACCCGAAAAGTTGTGGAACAATTAGGCGTTGGATTGGAGAAATTATTGCCTATTTTGACCAAGGAACAACTCAAGGAATAGTCGAAGGTATTAACAATAAATTAAAGTTGATTAAAAGGAGAGCTTATGGCTTTAGAAATTTTGGTAATTTTCAACTCAGAAGTTTCTTAACTTGGCATTTTACTCGTTAA
- a CDS encoding tetratricopeptide repeat protein has translation MFQAELFDWLWVESSHLYPNEDEAEQVEELEILRDEELRKFELLQINTEEGQDKPLFSYHPLISRFFESKFKELEDTEELKHKFCKSLVKVAQSIDYRPTLQDIKKFSIAAPHLEMIATAIRENIEDEDIVKPFIGLGRFYEGQTDYPEAEKWYKQCLEICQQRFGDEHQSVATSLNNLAGLYSSQGKYTEAEPLYREAIKILENVLGKDHLLTIKVTNNYQIMLNEMG, from the coding sequence TTGTTTCAAGCAGAATTATTTGATTGGTTATGGGTAGAATCAAGTCATTTATACCCCAATGAGGATGAAGCAGAACAAGTTGAAGAATTAGAAATATTGAGAGATGAGGAATTAAGAAAATTTGAACTTTTACAAATTAATACAGAAGAAGGACAAGACAAACCTTTATTTAGTTATCATCCCTTAATTAGTCGATTCTTTGAGAGTAAGTTTAAGGAGTTAGAAGACACAGAAGAACTTAAACATAAATTCTGTAAAAGTCTGGTTAAGGTTGCTCAGTCTATTGATTATAGACCAACCTTACAAGATATTAAAAAATTTAGTATTGCTGCACCTCATCTAGAAATGATAGCAACAGCAATAAGGGAAAATATTGAGGATGAAGATATAGTTAAGCCGTTTATTGGACTAGGAAGATTTTATGAAGGTCAAACAGATTATCCTGAAGCTGAAAAATGGTATAAACAATGTCTAGAAATTTGTCAACAGCGTTTTGGTGACGAACATCAATCTGTTGCTACTAGCCTGAATAATCTGGCAGGACTGTACTCTTCACAGGGAAAGTATACAGAAGCAGAACCCCTCTATAGGGAGGCTATTAAAATCTTGGAAAATGTGTTAGGAAAAGACCATCTTTTGACAATTAAAGTTACCAATAATTATCAGATAATGCTGAATGAAATGGGTTAG
- a CDS encoding type II toxin-antitoxin system PemK/MazF family toxin yields MNNYFAGEIVLVEFFFTETTEKKRRPGLVLLDTGDEDIIVARITSKPHYTDFDIYINEWQKAGLLRPSTVRLHKINTLAKSLINRRLGQLESSDLQNIKIKIQEIWFSVGF; encoded by the coding sequence ATGAATAATTATTTTGCTGGAGAAATTGTATTAGTTGAGTTTTTCTTTACTGAAACAACAGAGAAAAAACGTCGTCCAGGGTTAGTTTTGTTAGATACAGGTGATGAGGATATAATCGTTGCCAGAATTACCAGTAAACCACATTATACCGATTTTGATATTTACATTAACGAATGGCAAAAAGCAGGTTTATTACGACCCTCAACAGTTAGATTACATAAAATCAATACTTTAGCTAAGTCTTTGATAAACCGACGCTTAGGGCAATTAGAATCAAGTGATTTGCAAAATATTAAAATAAAAATACAAGAAATATGGTTTTCTGTAGGGTTTTAA
- the aspS gene encoding aspartate--tRNA ligase, producing the protein MRTHYCGDLRATDIEQTVTLFGWVDRRRDHGGVIFIDLRDRTGIVQIVSDPQRTPDSYPDAETLRNEYVVKIVGRVSQRPPESLNPKIPTGEVEIYANSIELLNGVNKQLPFVISSLEAELVREDVRLKYRYLDLRRDRMAKNLQLRHAVVKAMRRYLEDEQQFMEIETPILTRSTPEGARDYLVPSRANPGQWYALPQSPQLFKQLLMVAGCDRYYQIARCFRDEDLRADRQPEFTQLDMEMSFMSEEEILRLNEGLVCHIFKSVKNLDIPRPFPRLTYAKAMEKYGNDRPDTRFGLELVDVSDIVKDSGFKVFSEAVKTGGKVKILPVPGGNETISNVRIKPGGDLFREATEAGAKGIAYIRVKEDNKLDTIGAIKDNLTEDQKLELLARTGAKSGDLLLFGAGDTDTVNKSLSRLRLVIGEQLGLIDPEKINLLWITEFPMFEWNADEKRLEALHHPFTAPNPEDLDDLKTARAQAYDLVYNGVEVGGGSLRIYQKDVQEKVFATIGLSMEEAYNKFGFLLEAFEYGTPPHGGIAYGLDRLVMLLAGEDSIRDVIAFPKTQQASCLLTEAPATVDEKQLKELQVKSTYKPKTKEE; encoded by the coding sequence ATGCGAACTCACTACTGCGGCGACTTACGAGCAACTGACATTGAACAAACCGTCACCCTATTTGGTTGGGTCGATCGCCGACGGGATCATGGAGGAGTCATTTTCATTGACCTACGCGATCGCACCGGAATTGTGCAGATCGTCAGTGACCCCCAAAGAACCCCCGACTCCTACCCCGACGCAGAAACGCTACGGAATGAGTATGTAGTCAAAATCGTCGGTCGTGTCAGTCAGCGTCCCCCAGAGTCTTTAAACCCCAAAATTCCCACCGGAGAAGTGGAAATTTACGCCAACAGCATCGAATTACTCAATGGGGTTAACAAACAATTACCCTTCGTTATCTCCAGTTTAGAAGCGGAATTAGTCAGAGAAGATGTCCGTCTGAAGTATCGCTATTTAGACTTAAGACGCGATCGCATGGCCAAAAACCTGCAATTGCGTCACGCTGTGGTTAAAGCCATGCGACGCTATCTTGAAGACGAACAGCAATTTATGGAGATAGAAACCCCTATTTTAACCCGTTCTACTCCAGAAGGCGCGAGGGATTATTTAGTGCCTTCCCGTGCTAATCCGGGTCAATGGTATGCCTTACCCCAGTCACCCCAATTATTCAAGCAATTATTAATGGTAGCTGGCTGCGATCGCTACTATCAGATCGCTCGTTGTTTCCGTGATGAAGATTTACGCGCGGATCGACAACCGGAATTTACCCAATTAGACATGGAAATGAGTTTCATGTCAGAGGAAGAAATTTTAAGACTAAATGAAGGATTAGTCTGTCATATCTTCAAAAGTGTCAAAAACCTTGATATCCCTCGTCCGTTTCCTCGTTTAACCTATGCAAAAGCGATGGAAAAATATGGCAATGATCGCCCTGATACTCGCTTTGGTTTAGAGTTAGTCGATGTTTCCGATATTGTTAAAGATAGCGGGTTTAAAGTCTTTTCAGAAGCGGTAAAAACGGGAGGGAAAGTGAAAATTTTGCCCGTTCCTGGGGGCAATGAAACGATATCTAATGTTCGCATTAAACCAGGAGGAGATTTATTTAGAGAAGCAACGGAAGCAGGAGCAAAAGGTATTGCTTATATTCGGGTAAAAGAAGACAATAAACTCGATACAATTGGAGCAATTAAAGATAACTTGACCGAAGACCAAAAGCTAGAATTATTAGCCAGAACGGGAGCAAAATCAGGAGATTTATTGTTATTCGGTGCAGGAGATACGGATACCGTTAATAAATCTTTGTCTCGGTTACGGTTAGTCATTGGAGAACAATTAGGATTAATTGATCCTGAGAAGATTAATTTACTTTGGATCACGGAATTTCCTATGTTTGAATGGAATGCAGATGAAAAAAGATTAGAAGCATTACATCATCCCTTTACTGCACCTAACCCCGAAGATTTAGATGATTTGAAAACTGCCAGAGCCCAAGCTTATGATTTAGTTTACAACGGGGTAGAAGTCGGAGGAGGAAGTCTTCGTATTTATCAAAAAGATGTGCAAGAAAAAGTCTTTGCTACCATTGGATTATCCATGGAGGAAGCTTACAATAAATTTGGCTTTTTGTTAGAAGCATTTGAATATGGAACTCCTCCTCACGGAGGTATTGCCTATGGATTAGATAGGTTAGTCATGTTATTAGCAGGGGAAGATTCTATTAGGGATGTCATTGCCTTTCCCAAGACACAACAAGCGAGTTGTTTACTCACAGAAGCACCCGCGACTGTTGATGAAAAACAGTTAAAAGAATTGCAGGTTAAATCGACTTATAAACCTAAAACTAAAGAGGAGTAA
- a CDS encoding SGNH/GDSL hydrolase family protein — protein sequence MRRLVVGVGLTIVVILGLLILIEGSLRLLGLGQRLLYLGDPEIGYLLAPNQQIRRFGKTIVINQYSMRSDSIEKARPDHQLRIFLLGDSIANGAWWTDQSQTISALMTQGLTSVLQQEVTVLNASANSWGPRNQLAYLKRFGTFEAQIIVLLMNTDDFFATAPTDLPVGRDRAYPDRQPSSALGELWERFFVRSQPIPMAAEKGDRVGFNLEALTQMRAIARENQAHFLVALTPLKREVETQPRDYEEKARERLKQWANTQDVPLIDLLPLFKKNPEPDQLYRDHIHLSPLGNQLVSEQIVLGVR from the coding sequence ATGAGGCGTTTGGTCGTGGGAGTAGGATTGACGATAGTTGTTATTTTAGGGCTATTGATCTTGATTGAAGGGAGTTTAAGGCTATTAGGCTTAGGTCAACGTCTACTCTATCTTGGTGATCCTGAGATTGGCTATTTATTAGCCCCAAATCAACAAATTCGCCGTTTTGGGAAAACTATCGTCATTAATCAATATTCTATGCGGAGTGACTCCATCGAGAAAGCGCGTCCAGACCATCAGTTACGCATTTTCCTCTTGGGAGACTCTATCGCTAATGGGGCTTGGTGGACGGATCAATCTCAAACGATTTCGGCTTTGATGACACAAGGGTTAACCTCAGTTTTGCAGCAGGAAGTCACAGTCCTGAATGCTTCAGCTAATTCTTGGGGTCCGCGCAATCAATTGGCCTATCTTAAGCGGTTTGGGACGTTTGAGGCTCAGATTATTGTTTTATTGATGAATACGGATGATTTTTTTGCCACTGCTCCGACGGATTTACCCGTAGGACGCGATCGCGCTTATCCTGATCGTCAACCCTCTTCGGCTTTGGGGGAACTCTGGGAGCGGTTTTTTGTTCGTTCCCAACCGATTCCCATGGCGGCTGAAAAAGGCGATCGCGTGGGCTTTAATCTTGAAGCGTTGACCCAGATGAGGGCGATCGCTAGGGAAAATCAAGCTCACTTTTTAGTGGCCTTGACTCCTCTAAAACGGGAGGTAGAAACTCAACCGCGAGACTATGAAGAAAAAGCGAGAGAACGGCTTAAGCAATGGGCAAACACCCAAGATGTCCCCCTAATTGATTTGTTACCCCTCTTTAAAAAGAATCCTGAACCTGACCAATTGTATCGAGATCACATCCATCTCAGTCCGTTAGGGAATCAATTGGTGAGTGAACAAATTGTTCTGGGTGTCCGTTGA
- a CDS encoding MAPEG family protein produces the protein MNWSANAIVLYSVFLAAILIYVPFLVVGYARFQLGYDRSRPRAMFDQLPPYAQRATWAHQNAFETFMVYAAAALMAYMTGVDSGLAAGATIAFIAARLLYPLFYILDIPLARSLMFAIGQLCTYSLFFLSFLQIQ, from the coding sequence ATGAATTGGTCAGCTAATGCAATTGTTCTTTATTCAGTCTTTTTGGCAGCAATCTTGATTTATGTCCCTTTTTTAGTCGTGGGATACGCTCGCTTTCAGTTGGGATACGATCGCTCGCGTCCCCGTGCTATGTTTGATCAATTGCCTCCCTATGCTCAACGGGCAACTTGGGCGCATCAAAATGCCTTTGAAACTTTTATGGTTTATGCTGCGGCTGCTTTGATGGCTTATATGACTGGGGTCGATTCTGGGTTGGCAGCCGGGGCAACGATCGCTTTTATTGCGGCAAGATTGCTTTATCCTTTATTCTACATTCTGGATATTCCTTTGGCGCGATCGCTGATGTTTGCCATCGGTCAATTGTGTACCTACAGTTTGTTTTTCCTCAGTTTTCTGCAAATTCAATGA
- a CDS encoding WecB/TagA/CpsF family glycosyltransferase → MLTYPPSFPVLSLPVHLLEDYPQWLLDCVNENQGVHVVTLNAEMAMLAQEEPKVAQIIRDADLVIPDGAGVVLYLRFRGKRQQRCPGIELAEALVQQLGLRGKVAPIAFYGGKPGVTETAADQWRQRVPGIVVITNHGYLSPEEETLWLQTLKTQQPKLILVGLGVPRQEFWIQQHRHLCPHSIWIGVGGSFDIWSGTKERAPGWLRDNHLEWLYRLYQEPWRWRRMLALPRFFWRALIS, encoded by the coding sequence ATGTTAACTTATCCGCCTTCGTTTCCTGTTCTTAGTCTTCCTGTTCATCTGCTTGAGGATTATCCCCAGTGGTTACTCGATTGTGTCAACGAGAACCAAGGGGTTCATGTCGTGACCCTCAATGCAGAAATGGCCATGTTAGCCCAAGAGGAACCCAAGGTAGCCCAGATCATTCGAGACGCAGATCTTGTCATTCCCGATGGAGCCGGAGTGGTTTTGTATCTACGGTTCCGTGGAAAACGCCAACAACGCTGTCCAGGGATTGAATTAGCAGAAGCCTTGGTGCAACAATTAGGACTAAGGGGCAAAGTAGCTCCGATCGCTTTTTATGGGGGAAAACCTGGGGTAACGGAAACAGCAGCCGACCAATGGAGACAAAGAGTTCCCGGCATTGTTGTGATCACCAATCATGGCTATTTATCCCCAGAAGAAGAAACCCTTTGGCTACAAACCCTCAAAACCCAACAGCCTAAGTTAATTCTGGTGGGACTAGGGGTTCCCCGTCAAGAATTTTGGATTCAGCAACACCGTCATCTTTGTCCCCATTCTATTTGGATCGGAGTCGGAGGCAGTTTTGATATTTGGTCAGGGACAAAAGAACGCGCTCCTGGCTGGTTACGCGATAACCATTTAGAGTGGCTGTATCGGTTATATCAAGAACCTTGGCGATGGCGACGAATGTTAGCTTTACCTCGCTTTTTTTGGCGAGCACTGATTAGCTAA
- a CDS encoding DUF928 domain-containing protein, producing MLPKKHHSVMARVLGITSLLTLYIASFPQVSQAQGNPNNGNDSLQVPDRRKGGASRRPQPQEMNNEDRLQVPGRRKPAASRPVTDQCNFNPQDLTALIPQNLVSMTAKDSPTLFFSVPSISPSTVIELVLRGPNDELIYQKNLQGQGKAGIMKVQLPKIDNFRPSESPNQYHWYLSVICNASDRAYDVVVEGLIQPSQINTNLQQKLPSATSTEQVKLYQDHNLWTETLDTLAELKRSRPQDPTILAMWSDLLKSVELDPKIAEQPLLEQ from the coding sequence ATGTTACCAAAAAAACATCATTCAGTTATGGCTAGAGTCTTAGGAATTACCTCCCTCCTGACGCTCTATATTGCCAGTTTTCCCCAAGTCTCTCAGGCGCAAGGAAATCCCAACAATGGGAACGATTCTTTACAGGTTCCTGATCGACGCAAAGGAGGAGCCAGTCGCCGTCCCCAACCCCAAGAAATGAACAACGAGGATAGGCTTCAAGTTCCAGGTAGACGCAAACCAGCAGCCAGTCGTCCCGTCACCGACCAGTGTAACTTTAATCCCCAAGATCTCACCGCCTTAATCCCCCAAAATCTGGTCAGTATGACGGCCAAGGATTCCCCAACGCTATTTTTCTCTGTCCCGTCCATCTCTCCATCAACGGTAATTGAGCTAGTCCTGAGGGGTCCCAATGATGAGCTAATCTATCAAAAAAATCTGCAAGGCCAGGGCAAAGCAGGTATTATGAAGGTCCAATTGCCTAAAATTGATAACTTTCGACCGAGTGAGTCGCCTAATCAGTATCACTGGTATTTATCGGTCATTTGTAATGCCTCTGATCGAGCCTACGATGTGGTGGTCGAAGGATTAATCCAACCGAGTCAAATCAACACCAATTTACAACAAAAGCTCCCTAGCGCAACTTCCACCGAGCAGGTAAAACTCTATCAAGACCATAACTTGTGGACCGAAACCTTAGATACCCTAGCTGAACTTAAGCGATCGCGTCCTCAAGATCCTACCATTTTGGCGATGTGGAGCGATCTACTCAAGTCTGTCGAACTCGACCCCAAGATTGCTGAACAGCCTTTACTCGAGCAATAG